In Melospiza georgiana isolate bMelGeo1 chromosome 15, bMelGeo1.pri, whole genome shotgun sequence, one genomic interval encodes:
- the NPM1 gene encoding nucleophosmin: protein MEDSAMDMESMGPLRPQTFLFGCELKADKEFQFKVDDEENEHQLSLRTVTLGAGAKDELHIVEAEALDYEGNPTKVVLASLKMSVQPTVSLGGFEITPPVVLRLKCGSGPVYVSGQHLVALEEEPESDEEEDDAKIVNASTKRPASGGAKPPQKKIKLAEDDEDDDEDEDDDDDDEDDLEDDEEEIKAPVKKPAREVAGKNTQKAKQNGKDSKPSTPASKSKTPDSKKDKTLTPKTPKVPLSLEEIKAKMQASIDKGTTLPKLEPKFANYVKNCFRTEDQKVIQALWQWRQTL, encoded by the exons ATGGAGGACAGCGCCATGGACATGGAGAGCATGGGCCCACTGCGTCCGCAGACTTTCCTCTTCG GCTGCGAGCTTAAAGCGGATAAAGAGTTTCAGTTTAAAGTAGATGATGAAGAAAATGAACATCAGTTATCTCTGAGAACG GTTACTTTAGGTGCTGGAGCCAAAGATGAATTACACATTGTAGAAGCAGAAGCACTGGACTATGAAGGCAACCCTACAAAAGTAGTACTGGCATCTCTGAAAATGTCTGTGCAGCCTACA GTTTCATTGGGTGGCTTCGAGATCACACCCCCAGTGGTGCTGAGGTTGAAATGTGGCTCAGGGCCCGTGTACGTCAGTGGTCAGCACCTCGTAG CATTAGAGGAAGAACCAGAATCagatgaggaggaagatgaTGCAAAAATTGTTAATGCTTCAACAAAGAGACCAGCAAGTGGAGGAGCTAAACCACCACAG aaaaaaataaaattagcagaagatgatgaggatgatgatgaagatgaggatgaCGATGATGA TGATGAGGATGACTTAGAGGATgatgaggaagaaattaaagCGCCAGTAAAGAAA CCTGCTCGTGAGGTTGCAGGGAAAAACACgcagaaagcaaagcagaatgGAAAAGACTCTAAGCCATCCACACCAGCATCTAAATCAAAA actCCAGATTCCAAGAAGGATAAAACTCTAACTCCAAAAACACCAAAAGTCCCTCTGTCATTAGAGGAGATCAAAGCAAAAATGCAAGCATCTATAGATAAG gGTACTACCCTTCCTAAACTGGAGCCCAAATTTGCCAACTACGTTAAGAATTGCTTCAGGACGGAGGACCAGAAG GTCATTCAAGCTCTCTGGCAGTGGAGACAGACtctgtaa